The Populus alba chromosome 13, ASM523922v2, whole genome shotgun sequence genome contains the following window.
GGATCAGGGCATTCCACCAAATGTTGTTACCTACAGCACAATTCTGCACGGTTTTTGCAATTTGGGTCAGTTGAATGAAGCAACAAGCTTGTTCAAACAAATGATTGGAAGGAATGTTATGCCAAATACGGTGACATTCACTATTTTGGTTGATGGACTCTGCAAAGAAGGGATGATTTTAGAAGCTCGGTGTGTCTTTGAAATGATGACTGAAAACGGTGTAGAACCAGATGCTTACACTTACAGTGCTTTGATGGACGGATACTGTTTACAAAGCCAAATGGACGAGGCCCAAAAATTGTTCGACATCATGGTTGGCAAGGGTTTTGCACCTAGTGTTCGAGTTTACAACATACTAATCAATGGGCACTGTAAGAGTAGAAGGCTGAATGAGGCGAAAACACTCCTTTCTGAAATGTATGACAGAGATTTGACTCCCGATACTGTCACTTACAGTACTCTTATGCAAGGTTTTTGCCAAGCAGGGAGACCTCAGGTTGCACAGAAGCTTTTTAAGGAGATGTGTTCTTATGGCTTGCTTCCAGATTCGATTGCTTATTCGATTTTGCTAGATGGCTTATGCAAACGTGGACATTTGGATGAGGCATTCAGACTGCTCAAGGCAATGCAGGGGAGCAAGATAGAACCGCATATTTGCGTTTATAATATCCTTATTCAAGGGATGTGCAATTTTGGTGAGCTTGAAGCTGCAAGGGAACTGTTCtccaatctttttgttaaaggaATACAACCTACTGTGGTTACATATACTGTCATGATCAGTGGACTTTTGAAAGAAGGACTATCAAATGAAGCATGTGAGCTGTTTAGGAAAATGGTAGTTAATGGCTGCTTGCCAAATAGTTGCACTTATAACGTTGCAATCCAAGGATTTCTTCGAAACGGTGACCCATCAAATGCAGTACGACTAATTGAAGAAATGGTTGGTAGAGGATTCTCTGCAGATTCGTCTACATTTCAGATGTTACTGGATCTGGAATCCAATGATGAAATCATAAGTCGATTTATGCGTCGAAGCTCTTAAGGTAGAGAAATTTTCCTATCAAGTGCAGCTGCAATGTATTGtctttattcaaaatatttaggTTTTTGGACCACTTTCAAGTTATTGCACtaatattttcagatttgaTGAGTGATTACTCACGTTCCAGCGACTTCACTGTGTCCCCTTCTAGCACTATAGCTGACATCATACTGTATTTGATTTGAATCTGTCTGTGTATACATTATTTCTTCGATAATTTGTCTCATTTCTTGTATAAATTTaggtattttgattttgaatttgtacCTAACATTCTTTCCTGTACTGATCTTCATAAAGAATTACATGAAAGTGTGCACCTGATGCTCTTGATCTTGTGCAATTAGCCATGCCCGCACCAGGTTATACTGGAGCTGATTTGTTTGACTTGGTTTATAAAGCTggtgttttactgtggattgAATTGCTTACCAGAGAGAGTGATATATCCAGAGAGCAGATTTCAAACATATGCAGCAGTTGTGGAAGCTACTTGGTTGCCATCACCATGGCTGATTTGAGATTTTCCAGAGCTGCATGCATCCGTTTGAAGTTTTGTTTTGAACTACAATCATCTGTGCTGATATGATGCTTCACATTCGCAAGAAGCAGCTAAGGCAATTCAACCCTCATTGAGAAgag
Protein-coding sequences here:
- the LOC118053262 gene encoding uncharacterized protein, which gives rise to MDLENRSTGFLLVYPFITKDERKTERKSGFVRVRDWLLRFAFTFFMNTRRQQLFLMPSISLSNMMMRKSTVAASASCAFQLLQQRQMETGTFPKFPSFLFFIHQHFTTSTASTTNTSPSSITNGGFCSNYNNLHSVADAVASFNQLLSIRPLPPVVVFNKLLGSLVKKKHYSSVISLCKQMDLSNIRPNVYTLTILINCLCHSNHDHVHFAFSVLGKMFKLGLQPTHVTFGTLLNGLCSKAKIIDAVKLFDEMGKMGFAPSLITYTTIIKGLCKIGHTTNALQLLKKMEEKGCKPDVVAYNTVIDSLCKDRRVNEAMDFFSEMVDQGIPPNVVTYSTILHGFCNLGQLNEATSLFKQMIGRNVMPNTVTFTILVDGLCKEGMILEARCVFEMMTENGVEPDAYTYSALMDGYCLQSQMDEAQKLFDIMVGKGFAPSVRVYNILINGHCKSRRLNEAKTLLSEMYDRDLTPDTVTYSTLMQGFCQAGRPQVAQKLFKEMCSYGLLPDSIAYSILLDGLCKRGHLDEAFRLLKAMQGSKIEPHICVYNILIQGMCNFGELEAARELFSNLFVKGIQPTVVTYTVMISGLLKEGLSNEACELFRKMVVNGCLPNSCTYNVAIQGFLRNGDPSNAVRLIEEMVGRGFSADSSTFQMLLDLESNDEIISRFMRRSS